From Tautonia marina:
GCTCCCGGGGGACCGGCTTGCCTCGGAGGACGTTCTCCAGAAACGGAATCACGTCGTCCGGCCCTTCCGGGCCACCGAAGCTGACGAGCAGGATGGCATCGTACGGCAACTCGCTGACCGGAGGGCCGGCGGTGGCGGGGGTCGGGTCAACGGCGGGGGTCGCTTGGCTCATGAGTCGGGCTCGATTTTCGGGAGGGAATTCTCCCTGATGTTGTAGTCCCGTCGTCGAGCCTCGTGCAACCATGACCGGGGGTTCGATTCGTTCCCCCCTTCGTCGTTGATCGGCCCTGGCTACGGGGCCGGGTCCTCCTCGATCCCGAAGGCGTCGAGCGTGAAGGCGTCCGGCGGCACCGGCCCCTCTTCGAAGCGGGTGACCGTGCTGACGATGTCGACAGGGGAGCGGCGCCCGGGGCCGCTCCTCCAGGTCCGGACCTCCTTGACCCTGGGAATCCCGTCCGATGCCGTGTCGTACGAAATCAGGCCGTGGGTATTCATGATGCCCGGATTGAACTCGCCGGTAGCCTCGTCCCTGATGCGAACCCCCTCGTGGAGGGTCTCATAACTGCGGAGGACCCAGGACGCGGCCGGATCGAACCGGAAGGAACCGCTGAACTTCGGCGAGCGATCCGATGCCGGGACCTCCCAGGTGACCTCGACCAGGGAGCCTTCTCCGTCCGGATCGTCGACCTCCCGCGCGGCGACCAGCGTGCACTCGGGCCGGGAAATGAAGTCGAGGATCGACTCGTTCAGGAAGGCGAACGGTGCCATCGAGGCGGGGACGCTCCTCCGCACGCGCCCGGACAAATCGACGTCGTCACCTTCCGCCCAGAGTCGGCTGACCGCGTACGCCTCCGACCCGGGAGGTTTCTCCAGGATGAACGCAACCTCCGGGCCGGAGACGACCACGAGAGCCGGGCCGTCGTCCGGCGTCACGATCGATCGGATCGCATCGCCGTTGCCCCCGAATTCCCAGGTCGCGTTCTGGTTCTGCAGCCCTTTCAGCCTGGCGGCCGTTTCGGCATCGACGATCTCGGCCTCCATGCGGCCTTCCATCGTCAGATTGGAATAGAACTCGACGAGGCGATGGAACTGCTCGGGGTATTCCGCGCGGAACTGGTGGAGCAGCCCGTCATCGTCCTGGGCGGCCTGGGCCGTTGCTTCCGGAAGAACAACGGTGGCCAGCGCGAACAAGCCGGAGAGCGCCCATCGGCCCGCAAGCCCTGGGGACCACGTCTCCGCAGATCTTGATTGAACACTCACGGTCAAATCTCCGCGAACATCTCCACGATTCGGTCAAACAACGCACGCAGGACGAGGCTCGTCGGGCGATCAGTGACTCAATGTATCAATTTATAAATGCATCAATGTAAAATAAGGGACCGCCAGAGGGAAGTCAAGCATTGATCGGCGGCTGTCGGCATCGGTCGAGGATCAGAAGGTCGTGACGCTCGTTGTTGTCGAATCCGCGAGCCTGGGTCAAGGTGTCGCCTCGGAGTCCTCGGCCAGAGGGGCCAGGTGCTCCTGGAACAGGTCAAGCCAGCTCAGGAGCAGGGCCTCGCCGATGGTCTCCGGCGGGCGGAGGTCGTCCAGGGGAGTGCCCCAGTAGAAGCCGATGAACCCGGAGGCGATCGGCTCGGCCTCGTGAAGGAACCGCTCGAAGTCCTCGGGGCCGGCCTTGAGGGGGAAGGTCTCCTCGATGACGATGGGCTTGCCGACCTGGAAGCCTCGCAGGGTCTCGATGGCCTCGTCCACCTTGCCCGACTCGGGGTAGAGGTGGACGGCGATGAAGTCGAGGTCCTCCACGATCACCTCGGGGACGAAGCCGGAGGACAGGCCCGGCCGGTCGAGGCTCCAGGGCACGAGGCCGACGGTGATCATCGTGTCGGCATCGACGGTCCGGATCGCCTCGATGAGGGTCTGAATCCAGCTCCTGGCGACCTCGGGGCGGGGGCGATCGGTCGGGTCGAGGGTGATGAACTGCACGAAGTGCTTGTCGCCGAAGCCGGGGCCGAGCCAGTCGCCGGGGTCTCGCTGGCGGCCGGGGACGACGGGCTCGTTCATCAGGTCGTAGCAGAAGACGACCGATCGGCCGGCACAGCGCCCGGCGACGGCCTTCCAGAAGGCAGCCTGTGCGGCCCAGCGGTCGGCCTCGGAGAGGGTGTCGTACCAGTCGGGGACGTCCTGCTTGTGGTAGCAGCCGAGGCCGGTGAGATCGAGGTACAGGCCGACCCGCTCGGCCAGGTCGAGCAGGTCGCCGAGGCGGTCGAGCTGCGCCTCGTTCGGCGCGTCGGGGCCGTTCATGAAGCGGCCGAACTGGAGATGGACACGGACGACGTTGGCGCCCAGGTCCTTCATCTCCCGGAAGTCTGCTTCGACCATCGGCCACTCGTCATGCCAGTAGTCTTCGATGAGACGACCAGGGCCGTCGTGGTCGTAGTTGAAGCCGACGGGACGGAAGGATTTCCCGGAGGGGTCGAGAACGAAGGAGCGGGCGTCGTCGGCCACACGAACCCGCTCGATCGATTGACCGGGGGCCTCGGGCGGGGCGACCAGCACGAGAGGGACGATGAGCAGGACGATCGGTCGGAGTCGGTGCCGCATGGTGCGTCTCCTTGGAAATTGGAGTCGATCGGTCGGCCCGTGGCCACTTGCGAGTCCATCGCCGGCACTCTATCTTCGCACACCAAAGGACCGTCGGGCGAGGTAATCGACGGTCTCCCTTTCGATCTCGACGCCCTGGGAGTACTCCCGATCATGGTCACCACCAAAACGATCACCGACCGTCCGATCCGGGTCGCCATCATCGGCCTCGGCTTCGGGGCCGAGTTCATCCCGATCTACCAGCGCCACCCCGACGCCGACATGCACGCCATCTGCCGACGGAACAAGGCGGGGCTGGATGAGTGCGGCGACCGATTCAAGATCGCCAAGCGATACACGAGCTACGAGGAGCTTCTGGCCGACCCGGAGATCGACGCCGTCCACATCAACTCGCCGATCCCCGACCACGCCTCGCAGACGATCGCCGCCCTGAAGGCCGGCAAGCACGTGGCCTGCACCGTGCCGATGGCCACGAC
This genomic window contains:
- a CDS encoding cellulase family glycosylhydrolase; this encodes MRHRLRPIVLLIVPLVLVAPPEAPGQSIERVRVADDARSFVLDPSGKSFRPVGFNYDHDGPGRLIEDYWHDEWPMVEADFREMKDLGANVVRVHLQFGRFMNGPDAPNEAQLDRLGDLLDLAERVGLYLDLTGLGCYHKQDVPDWYDTLSEADRWAAQAAFWKAVAGRCAGRSVVFCYDLMNEPVVPGRQRDPGDWLGPGFGDKHFVQFITLDPTDRPRPEVARSWIQTLIEAIRTVDADTMITVGLVPWSLDRPGLSSGFVPEVIVEDLDFIAVHLYPESGKVDEAIETLRGFQVGKPIVIEETFPLKAGPEDFERFLHEAEPIASGFIGFYWGTPLDDLRPPETIGEALLLSWLDLFQEHLAPLAEDSEATP